A stretch of the Asticcacaulis sp. ZE23SCel15 genome encodes the following:
- the nuoF gene encoding NADH-quinone oxidoreductase subunit NuoF, translating into MAKTLGILEDKDRIFTNLYGFHDWGLDGAKQRGCWNATKDILSYGREWIITNVKNSGLRGRGGAGFSTGLKWSFMPKEVKDRPHYLVVNADESEPGTCKDREIMRHDPHLLIEGCLIASFAMQAHACYIYLRGEYVFERERLEAAVKQAYEAKLIGKNNVHGWDFDVYVHHGAGAYICGEETALLESLEGKKGQPRLKPPFPAGAGLYGCPTTVNNVESIAVVGTILRRGAEWFAGFGAPNNTGTKLFCISGHVERPCNVEEAMSIPFRQLIEDHCGGIRGGWGNLKAVIPGGSSVPMIPAEQCENLPMDFDSLRALRSGLGTAAVIVMDKSTDLIRAIARLSYFYKHESCGQCTPCREGTGWMWRVMERMVKGDADPSEIDMLLEVTTQVEGHTICALGDAAAWPIQGLIRHFRHEIEDRITLYRSRKSNVAGHSIAAE; encoded by the coding sequence ATGGCCAAAACTCTGGGTATTCTCGAAGATAAAGATCGTATTTTCACCAATTTGTACGGATTCCATGACTGGGGCCTTGACGGTGCGAAGCAGCGCGGCTGCTGGAACGCGACCAAGGATATTCTGTCCTATGGGCGCGAGTGGATCATCACTAACGTCAAGAATTCTGGCCTGCGCGGTCGGGGCGGGGCGGGCTTTTCGACTGGTTTGAAATGGTCGTTCATGCCGAAAGAGGTCAAGGATCGTCCGCACTATCTGGTCGTCAATGCCGACGAATCCGAGCCGGGCACCTGCAAAGACCGTGAGATTATGCGTCACGATCCGCATCTGCTGATCGAAGGCTGCTTAATCGCGTCATTCGCCATGCAGGCTCATGCCTGTTATATCTATCTGCGCGGCGAATATGTCTTTGAGCGCGAGCGGTTAGAAGCGGCGGTTAAGCAAGCCTATGAAGCCAAGCTCATTGGCAAAAATAATGTCCACGGCTGGGATTTCGACGTTTACGTCCACCACGGGGCCGGGGCCTATATCTGCGGCGAAGAAACTGCCCTTTTGGAATCGCTTGAAGGCAAAAAAGGCCAGCCGCGCCTCAAGCCGCCGTTCCCGGCGGGAGCGGGCCTTTATGGTTGCCCGACGACCGTGAACAATGTTGAATCGATTGCCGTCGTCGGCACGATCCTGCGTCGCGGTGCCGAATGGTTTGCCGGTTTTGGTGCGCCGAACAATACCGGCACCAAGCTTTTTTGTATTTCCGGTCATGTCGAGCGTCCTTGTAACGTCGAAGAGGCCATGTCGATACCGTTCCGTCAGTTGATCGAAGATCATTGCGGTGGGATTCGTGGTGGTTGGGGCAACCTCAAGGCGGTCATTCCGGGAGGGTCGTCGGTGCCGATGATTCCGGCCGAACAGTGTGAAAATCTGCCGATGGATTTCGATAGTCTCCGCGCCCTACGCTCTGGTTTGGGAACGGCAGCGGTTATCGTCATGGATAAATCTACAGACCTGATCCGCGCGATTGCTCGCCTTAGTTACTTCTACAAGCATGAAAGCTGCGGTCAATGTACACCCTGCCGCGAAGGTACCGGCTGGATGTGGCGGGTGATGGAGCGCATGGTCAAGGGCGATGCTGATCCGTCCGAGATCGACATGCTGCTCGAAGTCACCACACAAGTCGAAGGTCACACGATTTGCGCGCTGGGTGATGCCGCGGCTTGGCCGATTCAAGGCCTGATCCGTCATTTCCGCCATGAAATCGAAGATCGCATCACGCTTTACCGTTCACGTAAGTCTAACGTGGCCGGCCATTCTATAGCGGCGGAGTAG
- a CDS encoding TM2 domain-containing protein translates to MRGKVLSYDDSLAQGLISGDDGVRYGFTRADLMGGTRSVATGSTVDFEAFDGRAVSVYVVSTGLSDKNKWVAALLTFFFGIWGVHKFYLGKNTAGVIMLVCGTVGWFLVIPGIAVALISFIELIIYLLKSEQQFHEDYVAGDRSWF, encoded by the coding sequence ATGCGCGGGAAAGTTCTGTCATACGACGACAGCTTGGCTCAGGGCCTCATCAGTGGTGATGACGGCGTGCGCTATGGCTTTACCCGCGCAGACCTCATGGGCGGAACCCGTTCAGTTGCGACCGGATCGACCGTTGATTTTGAAGCGTTCGATGGCCGTGCCGTCAGCGTTTATGTCGTCTCCACAGGCCTGTCTGATAAGAACAAATGGGTAGCGGCGCTTTTGACCTTTTTCTTCGGCATCTGGGGCGTACACAAGTTCTATCTGGGTAAGAACACAGCCGGTGTCATCATGCTGGTGTGCGGCACGGTGGGCTGGTTTCTGGTCATCCCCGGCATAGCGGTCGCCCTGATATCGTTTATCGAGCTTATCATCTACCTGCTCAAATCCGAGCAGCAGTTCCACGAAGATTATGTCGCTGGCGACAGGTCTTGGTTCTGA
- the nuoG gene encoding NADH-quinone oxidoreductase subunit NuoG, whose protein sequence is MAKAKVNGVEVEFDPGMTVLQVAELAGEEIPRFCYHERLSIAGNCRMCLVEVKPGPPKPQASCALPAAEGQEIFTNTPMVKKAREGVMEFLLINHPLDCPICDQGGECDLQDQAMGYGRGGSRYAENKRAVEEKYLGPTIKTFMTRCIQCTRCVRFSTEVAGVTEMGMISRGENAEITSYLEQAVSSELSGNLNDLCPVGALTHKPWSFNYRPWELQKVESIDVMDALGAHIRLDYRGPTVLRALPRLKEDINEEWITDKTRYAVDGLSRQRLDKPYVRKAGGLQATTWAEALGVVADKLKATSPEKIGVIAGDLIDAEGLKATKDLFTSLGVNNLDCRQDGAKIGRGARETYLFNTGIAGIEDADAILMIGTDLRNEAALINARIRKSWLKGDVQVAVIGEPYDLTYDYVHLGAGPKALKDLKKHAFRDVLKNAKKPAVLVGNGAISGSDGAAVLNLIASEVLSAYDVVRADWNGFNIVHQAASRVAGLDIGFIPQGSGLDAEAMLAGGLDVVVLLGADEIDTSKLKGSFVVYIGHHGDAGAAIADVILPSAAYTEKSGIYVNLEGRVQIAERAVFPKGDAKEDWAIMRALSEALGKTLPYDSQSDLRAKLIADHPTFGRIDVKPSQKSFDVKTLGAKGEVSDRVFASNIKDFYLTNPIARASVAMAECSAARAPKLSVAAE, encoded by the coding sequence ATGGCGAAAGCAAAAGTCAACGGCGTTGAGGTCGAATTCGATCCCGGCATGACCGTGCTTCAGGTAGCTGAACTGGCGGGGGAAGAAATCCCACGTTTCTGTTACCATGAGCGCTTGTCGATCGCGGGCAACTGCCGGATGTGTCTGGTTGAGGTCAAGCCCGGACCGCCGAAGCCGCAAGCCTCATGCGCGCTACCCGCCGCTGAAGGTCAGGAAATTTTCACCAATACGCCGATGGTCAAAAAGGCCCGCGAAGGCGTGATGGAGTTCCTGCTGATCAACCACCCGCTCGATTGCCCGATTTGCGATCAGGGCGGCGAATGTGATCTTCAGGATCAGGCCATGGGCTATGGCCGTGGCGGTTCGCGATATGCCGAGAACAAGCGCGCTGTCGAAGAAAAATATCTTGGCCCAACGATCAAAACCTTCATGACCCGCTGCATTCAGTGCACCCGTTGCGTGCGTTTCAGCACTGAAGTCGCCGGTGTCACTGAAATGGGCATGATCTCACGCGGTGAAAATGCAGAGATTACGTCCTATCTTGAGCAGGCGGTGTCGTCTGAGCTGTCGGGTAATCTGAACGATCTGTGCCCGGTCGGCGCTTTGACCCATAAACCGTGGTCATTCAACTATCGTCCGTGGGAACTACAAAAAGTTGAGTCGATAGACGTGATGGATGCGCTGGGGGCGCACATTCGTCTGGACTATCGCGGGCCGACGGTTCTGCGCGCTCTGCCGCGTCTTAAGGAAGACATCAACGAAGAATGGATCACCGACAAAACGCGCTATGCGGTTGATGGTCTGTCGCGTCAACGCCTTGATAAGCCATACGTTCGTAAAGCTGGCGGTTTGCAAGCAACCACTTGGGCGGAAGCCTTGGGTGTAGTCGCTGACAAATTGAAAGCGACTTCGCCTGAAAAAATCGGCGTCATCGCGGGCGATCTGATCGACGCTGAAGGCCTGAAAGCCACCAAGGATTTGTTTACGTCACTGGGCGTCAATAATCTGGACTGCCGTCAGGACGGCGCAAAGATCGGCCGCGGCGCACGCGAAACCTACCTGTTCAACACGGGCATTGCAGGCATCGAAGACGCTGACGCCATCCTGATGATCGGCACGGATCTGCGTAATGAAGCGGCGCTTATTAATGCCCGTATTCGCAAGTCCTGGCTTAAGGGCGACGTGCAGGTGGCGGTTATCGGTGAGCCCTATGATCTCACCTATGATTATGTGCATTTAGGTGCGGGGCCCAAGGCTCTAAAAGATCTGAAAAAACATGCTTTCCGTGACGTTCTGAAAAACGCCAAAAAGCCCGCCGTTCTGGTGGGGAATGGCGCGATTTCGGGTAGTGACGGCGCTGCAGTGCTTAACCTGATCGCCTCCGAAGTCCTAAGTGCATATGATGTCGTGCGCGCCGACTGGAACGGCTTCAATATAGTCCACCAAGCTGCGTCGCGTGTTGCCGGGCTGGATATCGGTTTCATTCCGCAAGGTAGCGGCCTCGATGCTGAGGCAATGCTGGCTGGTGGGCTAGACGTTGTTGTACTGCTGGGTGCCGATGAAATCGATACGTCGAAGCTTAAAGGCAGCTTTGTCGTTTATATCGGTCATCACGGTGATGCGGGTGCGGCTATTGCGGATGTAATCTTGCCGTCCGCCGCCTATACGGAAAAGTCAGGCATCTATGTCAACCTCGAAGGCCGGGTGCAAATCGCTGAACGCGCTGTGTTTCCCAAGGGAGACGCCAAGGAAGATTGGGCGATTATGCGGGCCCTGTCCGAAGCTCTGGGCAAGACCTTGCCGTATGACAGCCAGTCTGATCTTCGGGCCAAACTAATCGCCGATCATCCAACCTTTGGGCGGATAGATGTGAAGCCTTCACAAAAAAGCTTTGATGTCAAAACCCTGGGTGCTAAGGGCGAGGTCTCTGACCGAGTCTTTGCGTCAAATATCAAGGATTTCTACCTGACCAACCCGATAGCCAGAGCCAGCGTGGCCATGGCGGAATGTTCCGCTGCCCGTGCGCCGAAGCTATCTGTGGCCGCTGAGTAA